The Burkholderia mayonis genome window below encodes:
- a CDS encoding amidase, with translation MTVQSDYLSHDAIGLAQLVARREASARELLDAAIGRAEALNPALNAIVLNDYAAARDRATNGALDGPLAGVPYLVKDLGSAVGGLPLSLGSRHYRHYVPAEDSPLVARTKAAGLNIFGKTNTSELGQMPYTEPALFGACRNPWNLDHTPGGSSGGSAAAVAAGIVPLAHASDGGGSIRIPASCCGLFGFKPSRDPALAPWPVPGEIVVEHAVSRSVRDSALLLDITTGRAAPGRLDAAGAPDAYLGALDAPPPALKIGYVTDPMLAPALSADVLDALDGAASLAASLGHIVEPTSLNLDFAQVNEVFLTIWATIADELVLGAENITGRKPARAEFEPATWAMAQVGRRLARERLPHMLELQRQITARVAGLVSRYDVILCATLAAPPIKIGEMQPTPFETRQMEMLGVLPVKPLLKRMLAEASQKAFAWAGCTELFNLTGQPAMSVPLHWTPRGLPVGVQFVARHGDDARLFKLARQLELARPWFDKRPPLVRAQA, from the coding sequence ATGACCGTGCAGTCCGACTATCTGTCTCACGACGCAATCGGTCTCGCGCAGCTCGTCGCGCGGCGCGAAGCCAGCGCGCGCGAGCTGCTCGATGCCGCGATCGGCCGCGCGGAAGCGCTCAATCCGGCGCTCAACGCAATCGTGCTGAACGACTACGCAGCCGCGCGCGACCGCGCGACGAATGGCGCGCTCGACGGGCCGCTCGCCGGCGTGCCGTATCTCGTCAAGGATCTCGGCTCCGCGGTGGGCGGGCTGCCGCTGTCGCTCGGCAGCCGCCACTATCGCCACTACGTGCCGGCCGAAGATTCGCCGCTCGTCGCCCGGACGAAGGCGGCCGGGCTCAACATCTTCGGCAAGACCAACACGTCCGAACTCGGGCAGATGCCGTACACCGAGCCCGCGCTGTTCGGCGCGTGCCGCAACCCTTGGAATCTCGATCACACGCCAGGCGGCTCCAGCGGCGGCTCCGCGGCGGCCGTGGCCGCGGGCATCGTGCCGCTCGCGCACGCGTCCGACGGCGGCGGCTCGATCCGGATTCCCGCGTCGTGCTGCGGGCTGTTCGGCTTCAAGCCGTCGCGCGATCCGGCGCTCGCGCCGTGGCCCGTGCCGGGCGAAATCGTCGTCGAGCATGCAGTCTCGCGCAGCGTGCGTGACAGCGCGCTCCTCCTCGACATCACGACGGGACGGGCCGCACCGGGCCGGCTCGATGCCGCCGGCGCGCCCGACGCGTACCTCGGCGCGCTCGACGCGCCACCGCCCGCGCTCAAGATCGGCTATGTGACGGACCCGATGCTCGCGCCGGCGCTGTCCGCCGACGTGCTCGACGCGCTCGACGGGGCTGCGTCGCTTGCCGCGTCGCTCGGGCATATCGTCGAGCCGACGTCGCTCAATCTCGACTTCGCGCAGGTCAACGAAGTGTTCCTGACGATCTGGGCGACGATCGCCGACGAGCTCGTGCTCGGCGCGGAAAACATCACCGGACGCAAGCCCGCGCGCGCCGAATTCGAGCCCGCGACCTGGGCGATGGCGCAGGTCGGCCGCCGGCTCGCGCGCGAGCGGCTGCCGCACATGCTCGAGCTGCAGCGGCAGATCACCGCGCGCGTCGCGGGCCTCGTATCGCGCTACGACGTGATCTTGTGCGCGACGCTTGCCGCGCCGCCGATCAAGATCGGCGAGATGCAGCCGACGCCGTTCGAGACGCGGCAGATGGAGATGCTCGGCGTGCTGCCGGTGAAGCCGCTGCTGAAGCGGATGCTCGCGGAGGCGTCGCAGAAGGCGTTCGCGTGGGCGGGCTGCACCGAGCTCTTCAATCTGACCGGGCAGCCGGCGATGTCGGTGCCGCTGCATTGGACGCCGCGCGGATTGCCGGTCGGCGTTCAGTTCGTCGCGCGCCACGGCGACGACGCCCGGCTCTTCAAGCTCGCGCGCCAGCTCGAGCTCGCGCGCCCGTGGTTCGACAAGCGGCCGCCGCTCGTTCGCGCGCAGGCATGA
- a CDS encoding dienelactone hydrolase family protein — translation MASQWIDIPAGNDAFGGYLALPKRGKGPAVVIIQEIFGVNSHIRSVADQYAADGYVALAPDVFWRTQPRVELGYEGADREKGIELLQKTDVAQAVADIGAVAAALRARPEVAGKLAAIGYCFGGRLAYLAAARQHVDVAVAYYGGGIQNHVDVAAKIAQPILFHYAGHDQSIPPDAVDNVKAAFAGRANAEFYLYPDAQHGFNCSDRATYDQRAAALAHGRTLTFLTEHL, via the coding sequence ATGGCTTCGCAATGGATCGACATCCCCGCAGGCAACGACGCGTTCGGCGGCTATCTCGCGCTGCCCAAGCGCGGCAAGGGCCCGGCCGTCGTCATCATTCAGGAGATCTTCGGCGTCAACAGCCACATTCGCTCGGTCGCCGACCAGTACGCGGCCGACGGCTACGTCGCGCTCGCGCCCGACGTGTTCTGGCGCACGCAGCCGCGCGTCGAGCTCGGCTACGAGGGCGCGGACCGCGAAAAAGGCATCGAGTTGCTTCAGAAGACCGACGTCGCGCAGGCGGTCGCCGACATCGGCGCGGTCGCCGCGGCGCTGCGTGCGCGCCCCGAGGTCGCGGGCAAGCTCGCCGCGATCGGCTATTGTTTCGGCGGGCGCCTCGCGTATCTCGCCGCGGCGCGGCAGCACGTCGACGTCGCGGTCGCGTATTACGGCGGCGGCATCCAGAATCATGTCGACGTCGCGGCGAAGATCGCGCAGCCGATCCTCTTCCACTACGCGGGCCACGACCAGTCGATCCCGCCCGATGCAGTCGACAACGTGAAGGCCGCGTTCGCCGGCCGCGCGAACGCCGAGTTCTACCTGTATCCGGACGCGCAGCACGGCTTCAACTGCTCGGATCGCGCGACGTACGACCAGCGCGCGGCGGCGCTCGCGCACGGCCGCACGCTGACGTTCCTCACCGAACATCTGTAA
- a CDS encoding NAD(P)H-dependent flavin oxidoreductase has protein sequence MTSRIAPTPFSARFELRLPLVQAPMVGATTPSLVAAASNAGALGSLGGASFAPDRLAAEIAAVRAATSRPFAVNLFVLPDAHPDDATVRRALAAIDPLRAQFGLPPGAPPARYAPDFRAQLDALVDARVPVASFTFGVLDKEDVARLQAAGTYVIGTATHVAEGLAWQAAGADAICAQGAEAGGHRGTFIGSAEDALVGTMALVPQLVDATGLPVLAAGGIMDGRGIAAALVLGAQAAQLGTAFLTCAESAIPACWKARLLASDDTSTAVTRAITGRHARGIRNALMAQLTERLDSVAPYPMQNALTQELRQAAARAGDAEYLSLWSGQGAPLGKHRDAAQTTAQLIDALDSEWRATLSRHIISVD, from the coding sequence ATGACTTCCCGCATTGCCCCGACTCCGTTCTCCGCCCGCTTCGAATTGCGCCTGCCGCTCGTGCAGGCGCCGATGGTCGGCGCGACGACGCCCTCACTCGTCGCGGCCGCGTCCAATGCCGGCGCGCTCGGCAGCCTGGGCGGCGCGTCGTTCGCGCCCGACAGGCTCGCCGCCGAGATCGCCGCGGTGCGCGCGGCGACGAGCCGTCCGTTCGCCGTGAATCTGTTCGTGCTGCCCGACGCGCATCCGGACGACGCGACCGTGCGTCGCGCGCTTGCCGCGATCGACCCATTGCGCGCGCAGTTCGGGCTGCCGCCCGGTGCGCCGCCCGCGCGCTACGCGCCCGACTTTCGCGCGCAGCTCGATGCGCTCGTCGACGCGCGCGTGCCGGTTGCGAGCTTCACGTTCGGCGTGCTCGACAAGGAAGACGTCGCGCGGCTGCAGGCGGCGGGCACGTACGTGATCGGCACCGCGACGCACGTCGCCGAAGGCCTCGCGTGGCAGGCGGCGGGCGCCGACGCGATCTGCGCGCAGGGCGCGGAAGCGGGCGGCCATCGCGGCACGTTCATCGGCTCGGCCGAAGACGCGCTCGTCGGCACGATGGCGCTCGTGCCGCAGCTCGTCGACGCGACCGGCCTGCCGGTGCTCGCGGCGGGCGGCATCATGGACGGACGCGGGATCGCCGCCGCGCTTGTGCTCGGCGCGCAGGCGGCGCAGCTCGGCACCGCGTTCCTCACGTGCGCGGAAAGCGCGATCCCCGCGTGCTGGAAGGCACGCCTGCTCGCGAGCGACGACACGTCGACGGCCGTCACGCGCGCGATCACGGGCCGGCATGCACGCGGCATCCGCAACGCGCTGATGGCGCAACTGACCGAGCGACTCGATTCGGTCGCGCCGTACCCGATGCAAAACGCGCTGACGCAAGAGCTGCGGCAAGCAGCCGCGCGCGCAGGCGACGCCGAGTATCTGTCGCTGTGGTCCGGCCAGGGCGCACCGCTCGGCAAGCACCGCGACGCCGCACAAACGACCGCGCAACTGATCGATGCGCTCGACTCGGAGTGGCGCGCGACGCTTTCGCGCCACATTATTTCGGTTGACTGA
- a CDS encoding branched-chain amino acid ABC transporter substrate-binding protein, translating into MNIKMQKLLPISAAAMLLAAAATNAAADQIVKIGHVAPLTGGIAHLGKDNENGARLAVEEINAKGLTIGGQKITLQLDAQDDAADPRTATQVAQKLVDDKVVAVVGHLNSGTSIPASKIYSDAGIVQISPSATNPAYTQQGFKTTYRVVATDAQQGPALANYARSKGIKSVAVVDDSTAYGQGLANEFEKKAKALGLKVVSHDATNDKAVDFRAILTKIKGENPDAVMYGGMDATGGPFAKQAKQLGLRAKILAGDGVCTEKLSDLAGDATDNVVCSEAGASLEKMPGGAAFRAKYEKRFGQPIQIYAPFTYDAVYIIVDAMKRANSTDPAKILAAMPKTNYTGVIGTTTFDSKGDLQHGVISLYDYKNGKKTFLDEVKM; encoded by the coding sequence ATGAATATCAAGATGCAAAAGCTGCTGCCGATCAGCGCGGCAGCTATGCTGTTGGCTGCAGCCGCCACGAACGCCGCTGCCGACCAGATCGTCAAGATCGGCCACGTCGCACCGTTGACGGGCGGGATCGCCCACCTCGGCAAAGACAACGAAAACGGCGCGCGTCTCGCGGTCGAGGAGATCAATGCGAAGGGTCTCACGATCGGCGGCCAGAAGATCACGCTCCAGCTCGATGCACAGGACGACGCGGCCGACCCGCGTACCGCGACGCAGGTTGCGCAGAAGCTTGTCGACGACAAGGTCGTCGCCGTGGTCGGCCACCTGAACTCGGGCACGTCGATCCCGGCGTCGAAGATCTACAGCGATGCGGGCATCGTGCAGATCTCGCCGTCGGCGACGAATCCGGCTTATACGCAGCAAGGCTTCAAGACGACCTACCGCGTCGTCGCGACCGACGCACAGCAAGGTCCGGCGCTCGCCAACTACGCGCGCTCGAAGGGCATCAAGAGTGTCGCCGTCGTCGATGATTCGACCGCGTACGGCCAGGGCCTCGCGAACGAATTCGAGAAGAAGGCGAAGGCGCTCGGCCTGAAGGTGGTGTCGCACGACGCGACGAACGACAAGGCGGTCGACTTCCGCGCGATCCTGACGAAGATCAAGGGTGAAAATCCGGATGCCGTGATGTACGGCGGCATGGACGCGACGGGCGGCCCGTTCGCGAAGCAGGCGAAGCAGCTCGGCCTGCGCGCGAAGATCCTTGCGGGCGACGGCGTCTGCACGGAAAAGCTGTCGGACCTGGCGGGCGATGCGACCGACAACGTCGTGTGCTCGGAAGCGGGCGCGTCGCTCGAGAAGATGCCGGGCGGTGCGGCGTTCAGGGCGAAGTACGAGAAGCGCTTCGGCCAGCCGATCCAGATCTACGCGCCGTTTACGTATGACGCGGTGTACATCATCGTCGACGCGATGAAGCGCGCGAACTCGACCGATCCGGCGAAGATCCTCGCGGCGATGCCGAAGACGAACTACACGGGCGTGATCGGCACGACGACCTTCGATTCGAAGGGCGATCTGCAGCACGGCGTGATTTCGCTGTACGACTACAAGAACGGCAAGAAGACGTTCCTGGACGAAGTCAAGATGTAA
- a CDS encoding MFS transporter yields MSDQSPDLASPASIHRRLPASARQRARAATMALFFVAGMMYASWGVHVPTVRDKFALSPALLSFALLAAAIGSIVAMTTNARWIARVGSRTACLAGGLAMSACGALILVVPSYPLLLAVLVLFGFSMATLDVAMNAEASAVESAFDKPIMSMLHGMFSVGGMAGAAAGGALLSAGMASAAHLAFAALASALVLVVACPAVLPHVPHADAAAAGGPRANRWRSTPLWALGAIALIALIAEGAMYDWATVYMRDVVSASPAFSSAAYAAFSGGMAAARFAGDAVRARFGAPHLVCASATLACVGMIGALALPYPLVALAGFTLMGLGLANMMPVLFAAAARVEGIHAAEGLAHVAGLAYFGLLFGPVVIGAVAQAANLSVGLSIVALCAALVASVAPKVLSRLKI; encoded by the coding sequence GTGTCCGATCAGTCGCCCGATCTCGCTTCGCCCGCCTCCATCCATCGCCGGCTTCCGGCATCCGCCCGCCAGCGCGCGCGGGCGGCGACGATGGCGCTCTTCTTCGTCGCCGGCATGATGTATGCGTCGTGGGGCGTGCACGTACCGACCGTGCGAGACAAGTTCGCGTTGTCGCCCGCGCTGCTGTCGTTCGCACTCCTCGCGGCCGCGATCGGCTCGATCGTCGCGATGACGACCAACGCGCGCTGGATCGCGCGCGTCGGCTCCCGCACCGCGTGCCTGGCGGGCGGCCTCGCGATGTCCGCATGCGGCGCGCTGATCCTCGTCGTGCCGTCCTACCCGCTGCTGCTCGCGGTGCTCGTGTTGTTCGGCTTCTCGATGGCGACGCTCGACGTTGCGATGAACGCCGAGGCGAGCGCGGTCGAATCGGCGTTCGACAAGCCGATCATGTCGATGCTGCACGGGATGTTCAGCGTCGGCGGAATGGCGGGCGCCGCCGCGGGCGGCGCGCTGCTGTCGGCCGGCATGGCGAGCGCCGCGCATCTCGCGTTCGCCGCGCTCGCGAGCGCGCTCGTGCTCGTCGTCGCATGCCCGGCAGTGCTGCCGCACGTGCCGCACGCCGATGCCGCCGCGGCCGGCGGCCCGCGCGCGAACCGCTGGCGTTCGACCCCGCTGTGGGCGCTTGGCGCGATCGCGCTCATCGCGCTGATCGCCGAAGGCGCGATGTACGACTGGGCGACTGTTTACATGCGCGACGTCGTATCCGCGTCGCCGGCGTTCTCGAGCGCGGCGTACGCGGCGTTCTCGGGCGGCATGGCCGCCGCGCGTTTCGCGGGCGATGCGGTCCGCGCACGCTTCGGCGCGCCGCACCTCGTCTGCGCGAGCGCGACGCTCGCGTGCGTCGGCATGATCGGCGCGCTCGCGCTGCCGTATCCGCTCGTTGCACTGGCGGGCTTCACGCTGATGGGCCTCGGCCTCGCCAATATGATGCCCGTGCTGTTCGCCGCCGCCGCGCGGGTCGAAGGCATCCACGCGGCCGAAGGGCTCGCGCACGTTGCGGGGCTCGCGTACTTCGGGCTGCTGTTCGGGCCGGTCGTGATCGGCGCGGTCGCGCAGGCGGCCAATCTTTCAGTCGGGCTGTCGATCGTCGCGCTGTGTGCGGCGCTCGTCGCGAGCGTCGCGCCGAAAGTGCTGAGCCGGCTGAAGATCTGA
- a CDS encoding HugZ family protein: MHISAVLPLHLLHRNALGTLATHSHAPEGYPYPTVVPYAVDAQHRPVVLVSGLAEHTRNLAADPRAGFLVVDGLGDAAGASDSVLEAERATLVGRFEPAGIDPHVAARYLRYHPDGERYLALGDFTFWALTCERLRYIGGFGRMGWLDAAELDPLAPVGYDDERALWDEYDASRARRIGLELLGVDRYGADWRLNGSRRRTPFDVPKMDADALSAALWEAAAVSFT; encoded by the coding sequence GTGCACATTTCCGCCGTCTTGCCGCTTCATCTTCTACACCGCAATGCGCTCGGCACGCTCGCGACGCACTCCCACGCGCCCGAAGGCTATCCGTATCCGACCGTCGTGCCGTACGCGGTCGACGCGCAGCACCGGCCGGTCGTGCTCGTGAGCGGGCTCGCCGAGCACACGCGCAATCTCGCGGCCGATCCGCGCGCCGGGTTTCTCGTCGTCGACGGCCTGGGCGATGCGGCGGGCGCGTCGGACAGCGTGCTCGAGGCGGAACGCGCGACGCTCGTCGGCCGCTTCGAGCCGGCCGGCATCGATCCGCACGTCGCTGCGCGCTACCTTCGCTATCACCCGGACGGCGAACGCTATCTCGCGCTCGGCGATTTCACGTTCTGGGCGCTCACGTGCGAGCGGCTGCGCTATATCGGCGGATTCGGGCGGATGGGCTGGCTCGACGCGGCCGAACTGGATCCGCTCGCGCCTGTCGGGTACGACGACGAGCGCGCGCTATGGGACGAATACGACGCGTCGCGAGCGCGGCGCATAGGGCTCGAATTGCTCGGCGTCGACCGCTACGGCGCGGACTGGCGTTTGAATGGATCGAGGCGGCGCACGCCGTTCGACGTGCCGAAAATGGATGCCGATGCGCTGTCCGCGGCGTTATGGGAGGCGGCGGCCGTTTCGTTTACGTAA
- a CDS encoding H-NS family nucleoid-associated regulatory protein, translated as MSSYKDLLAQREKLEKQIEEAKSREYAEVLSDVKQKIADYGFTLAELGLGRGKVGKAGRPRAGVAAKYRDPESGATWSGRGKPPRWIAGKNREQFAI; from the coding sequence ATGTCTTCTTACAAGGACCTTCTCGCTCAGCGAGAGAAGCTGGAGAAGCAGATCGAAGAGGCCAAGTCGCGCGAATACGCGGAGGTATTGAGCGACGTCAAGCAAAAGATCGCCGATTACGGTTTCACGCTCGCAGAACTCGGTCTCGGTCGTGGCAAAGTCGGAAAGGCGGGTCGTCCCCGCGCCGGCGTCGCGGCGAAATACCGCGACCCGGAATCCGGCGCGACATGGTCGGGCCGTGGGAAGCCTCCTCGCTGGATCGCCGGCAAGAATCGCGAGCAATTCGCAATCTGA
- a CDS encoding cation diffusion facilitator family transporter, giving the protein MSTFSNDDLASEKQAVARKSTFVSIVLNVILATLQVAVGLIAHSQALIADGVHSLSDLVSDFVVLLANRHSGAKPDADHNYGHSRYETVASFFLGAILIAVGVGMLWRAGDRLVHLEDIPPVHASALAVAVVVLLSKEALFRYMLREAQRVRSAMLVANAWHARSDAASSLVVALGIIGSLAGVRVLDPIAAAIVGFMVARMGWTFGWDALQDLSDRALDENASAEIRALIVSTPGVRDVHDLRTRKMGDSALVDVHILVDPMMSVSEGHYIAEAARARVLTDRRVLDALIHVDPEHDVARRAVLDLPPRDQIEGQIEAMLEKAGLRASAINLHYLSTGLEIDLTLAQDAYAGGERAADGDPAARLDIEALKRRFGARRLGISRALASSDAATVGRPL; this is encoded by the coding sequence ATGTCTACATTTTCAAACGACGACTTGGCCTCGGAAAAGCAGGCGGTCGCTCGCAAGAGCACGTTCGTCAGCATCGTGCTCAACGTGATTCTGGCGACGCTGCAGGTGGCTGTCGGTCTAATTGCGCATTCTCAAGCTTTGATTGCGGATGGCGTCCACTCTTTGTCGGATTTGGTTTCCGATTTTGTGGTACTGCTCGCGAATCGGCACAGCGGCGCAAAACCGGACGCCGATCATAATTACGGCCATAGCCGTTATGAAACGGTCGCTTCATTCTTTCTCGGCGCGATCCTGATCGCGGTCGGCGTCGGGATGCTGTGGCGCGCCGGCGATCGGCTCGTGCATCTCGAAGACATTCCGCCCGTCCATGCGAGCGCGCTCGCGGTCGCCGTCGTCGTGCTGCTGTCGAAGGAGGCGCTGTTCCGCTACATGCTGCGCGAGGCGCAGCGCGTGCGCTCGGCGATGCTCGTCGCGAACGCGTGGCATGCGCGTTCGGACGCCGCGTCGTCGCTCGTCGTCGCGCTCGGCATCATCGGCAGCCTGGCGGGCGTGCGCGTCCTCGATCCGATCGCCGCGGCGATCGTCGGCTTCATGGTCGCGCGGATGGGCTGGACGTTCGGCTGGGACGCGCTGCAGGATCTGTCGGACCGTGCGCTCGACGAGAACGCATCCGCCGAGATCCGCGCGCTCATCGTGTCGACGCCCGGCGTGCGCGACGTGCACGATCTGCGCACCCGCAAGATGGGTGACTCGGCGCTCGTCGACGTGCACATCCTCGTCGATCCGATGATGTCCGTCTCCGAGGGGCACTATATCGCGGAGGCCGCGCGGGCGCGTGTGCTCACGGACCGGCGCGTGCTCGACGCGCTGATCCACGTCGATCCGGAGCATGACGTCGCGCGCCGCGCGGTGCTCGACTTGCCGCCTCGCGACCAGATCGAGGGACAGATCGAGGCGATGCTCGAAAAAGCCGGGCTGCGGGCAAGCGCGATTAACCTGCACTATCTGAGCACGGGGCTCGAAATCGACCTCACGCTCGCGCAGGACGCGTACGCAGGCGGCGAGCGCGCGGCCGACGGCGATCCGGCTGCTCGTTTGGACATCGAAGCGTTGAAGCGCCGGTTCGGCGCGCGGCGCCTCGGCATTTCGCGCGCGCTCGCGTCGAGCGACGCGGCGACGGTCGGCCGGCCGCTCTGA
- a CDS encoding Lrp/AsnC family transcriptional regulator, which yields MTLDTFSQKILRLLQLDARRSVQEISDQVGLSSTPCWRRIKDMEQSGVIQRYTALLDREKLGLHICALAHVHLTRHNEGGVEQFEREIATCPEVTECYSTTGEADYILKIVAPDIKAYDIFLHERIFKIPAVSQVRTSVVLREIKFDTQLPL from the coding sequence GTGACCCTCGATACCTTTTCGCAAAAAATCCTTCGCCTGTTGCAGCTCGACGCGCGCCGCTCCGTGCAGGAGATCTCCGATCAGGTAGGCCTCTCCAGCACGCCATGCTGGCGCCGCATCAAGGACATGGAGCAGTCCGGCGTGATCCAGCGCTACACCGCCCTCCTCGATCGGGAGAAGCTCGGGCTCCATATCTGCGCGCTCGCGCACGTCCACCTGACCCGCCACAACGAGGGCGGCGTCGAGCAGTTCGAGCGGGAGATCGCGACCTGCCCCGAAGTGACCGAGTGCTACAGCACGACGGGCGAAGCCGATTACATCCTCAAGATCGTCGCGCCCGACATCAAGGCTTACGACATCTTCCTGCACGAGCGGATCTTCAAGATTCCCGCCGTGTCGCAAGTGCGCACGAGCGTCGTGCTGCGCGAGATCAAGTTCGACACGCAACTGCCGCTCTGA
- a CDS encoding MBL fold metallo-hydrolase — protein MKVTLIPVTPFQQNCSLLVCEKTGRAAVVDPGGDLDLIEQEVVRQNVEVEKVLLTHGHVDHCAGAKRLAAHYGVPIEGPHEEERFWIEKLPMQSERFGFPAAETFDPDRWLDDGDTVAFGDESLEVYHCPGHTPGHVVFFSRAHRLAIVGDVLFAGSIGRTDFPRGNHADLIRSIREKLWPLGDDVTFVPGHGPVSTFGNERRTNPFVADGVAG, from the coding sequence ATGAAAGTCACGCTCATTCCGGTCACGCCGTTCCAACAGAACTGCTCGCTGCTCGTCTGCGAGAAGACGGGGCGCGCCGCCGTCGTCGATCCCGGCGGCGATCTCGATCTAATCGAGCAGGAAGTCGTGCGGCAGAACGTCGAGGTTGAGAAGGTGCTGCTCACGCACGGCCACGTCGACCATTGCGCGGGGGCAAAGCGGCTCGCCGCGCATTACGGCGTGCCGATCGAGGGGCCGCACGAAGAAGAACGCTTCTGGATCGAGAAGCTGCCGATGCAGAGCGAGCGCTTCGGCTTCCCGGCCGCCGAGACGTTCGACCCCGACCGCTGGCTCGACGACGGCGACACCGTCGCGTTCGGCGACGAATCGCTCGAGGTCTATCACTGCCCGGGCCATACGCCCGGCCACGTCGTGTTCTTCAGCCGCGCGCACCGGCTTGCGATCGTCGGCGACGTGCTGTTCGCCGGCTCGATCGGCCGCACCGATTTCCCGCGCGGCAATCACGCGGACCTGATTCGCTCGATCCGCGAAAAGCTCTGGCCGCTCGGCGACGACGTGACGTTCGTCCCTGGCCACGGCCCCGTGTCGACGTTCGGCAACGAGCGCCGCACGAATCCGTTCGTTGCTGACGGGGTGGCGGGATGA
- a CDS encoding septal ring lytic transglycosylase RlpA family protein has protein sequence MRFRLPRHLGTLAVFFALTGCAVPPNAPTAEQAKGAASRDALRTAASGAANNNKETAGAPLNFDTALASMPAAGSQDASRQSLANAKPIDAADVSDFRQTGRASWYGKGFHGRRTANGERFNMNELTAAHRTLPLASYVRVTNQANGKSVVVKINDRGPFSRGRILDLSYAAAKVIGLVHAGTARVKIQGLSPEEARVARDETLASNAAK, from the coding sequence ATGAGATTTCGATTACCGAGGCACCTCGGGACTTTAGCTGTATTTTTCGCGCTGACAGGCTGCGCGGTGCCGCCGAACGCACCGACCGCCGAACAGGCGAAAGGCGCTGCGTCGAGGGACGCGCTGCGCACGGCCGCTTCGGGCGCGGCCAACAACAATAAGGAAACGGCGGGCGCACCGCTGAACTTCGACACGGCGCTCGCCTCGATGCCCGCCGCGGGCTCGCAGGATGCATCGCGCCAATCGCTCGCGAACGCGAAGCCGATCGACGCCGCCGACGTTTCCGACTTCCGCCAGACCGGCCGGGCGTCGTGGTACGGCAAGGGGTTCCACGGCCGCCGCACCGCGAACGGCGAACGCTTCAACATGAACGAACTCACGGCCGCGCACCGGACGCTGCCGCTCGCGTCGTACGTGCGCGTGACGAACCAGGCGAACGGCAAGTCGGTGGTCGTGAAGATCAACGATCGCGGCCCGTTCTCGCGCGGCCGGATTCTCGATCTGTCGTACGCGGCGGCGAAGGTGATCGGCCTCGTCCACGCAGGCACCGCACGGGTGAAGATCCAGGGCCTGTCGCCCGAAGAGGCGCGTGTCGCCCGCGACGAGACGCTCGCATCGAACGCGGCGAAGTAA
- the rsmI gene encoding 16S rRNA (cytidine(1402)-2'-O)-methyltransferase translates to MTSLLDLAQAQQYPTGALYVVATPIGNAADITLRALHVLALADRIAAEDTRNTGQLLARYGISKPLVAVHEHNERAAAAKLIDHLRAGERIAYVSDAGTPGISDPGAKLVEAVRAAGHGVIPLPGASAASAAVSVAGDWAGAFTFAGFLPPKPKQRDAALQQLKAHPYALVFYEAPHRIVETVEALAAALGGARRLLIARELTKLHEELFEGTLAEGPAWLRADTNRQRGEFVLVVERTPEDDHADDESAHDALLKLLLDEVPVKSAAKLAAALTGASRNALYARALALKGDEEE, encoded by the coding sequence ATGACTTCCCTCCTCGATCTTGCGCAGGCGCAGCAGTATCCGACGGGCGCCCTCTACGTCGTCGCGACGCCGATCGGCAACGCCGCCGACATCACGCTGCGCGCACTGCACGTGCTCGCGCTCGCCGACCGCATCGCCGCCGAGGACACGCGCAACACGGGCCAACTGCTCGCGCGCTACGGAATCTCGAAGCCGCTCGTCGCAGTGCACGAGCACAACGAGCGTGCGGCCGCGGCGAAGCTGATCGACCACCTGCGCGCGGGCGAGCGGATCGCGTACGTGTCGGACGCCGGCACGCCGGGCATTTCCGATCCGGGCGCGAAGCTCGTCGAAGCAGTGCGCGCCGCCGGCCACGGCGTGATCCCGCTGCCGGGCGCGAGCGCGGCGAGCGCGGCCGTGAGCGTCGCGGGCGACTGGGCCGGCGCGTTCACGTTCGCGGGCTTCCTGCCGCCGAAGCCGAAGCAGCGCGACGCGGCGCTTCAGCAACTGAAGGCGCACCCATACGCGCTCGTGTTCTACGAGGCGCCGCACCGGATCGTCGAGACGGTCGAAGCGCTCGCGGCCGCGCTCGGCGGCGCACGCCGCCTGCTGATCGCGCGCGAACTCACCAAGCTACACGAGGAGTTGTTCGAGGGCACGCTGGCCGAAGGGCCAGCGTGGCTGCGCGCCGACACGAACCGGCAGCGCGGCGAGTTCGTGCTTGTCGTCGAACGCACACCCGAGGACGATCACGCCGACGACGAAAGCGCGCACGATGCGCTGCTCAAGCTGCTGCTCGACGAAGTGCCGGTAAAGAGCGCGGCGAAGCTCGCCGCGGCGTTGACGGGCGCGTCCCGCAACGCGCTGTACGCGCGGGCGCTCGCACTGAAGGGCGACGAGGAAGAGTAA